The genomic region aataggtgattgtcttcagaaacatttttcgTTATACTGCTTGAAAGTCTCTTCGCATCCCTaaagcaatcattaagttaagtggtttaaatgtatttatctgtatttatatattctgtggaaggatCAAGAAATGTATGTCCAATCAACACAAGCATTTGAAatagctttcctacctgcctgtcaacatctgtatctgcatacctctgcGCACCCTATTCACGCAGACAGAATACGTCATTAGTGCATTCACGCACgctgtgcagacagagctagaatggcagacaaacaacAACCCGGTGTTCCTTCTTgatattgtagtacttttaacGTTTTCTTTTAACGTTTTCTTACGTGAATGAACTGTGTTTTGATCGATATGATCCCTACAaggtgttcattgctccctactccctgagcagaaatttacttcactttggaacatggactggaattgggaaccgctgattTTTGTCTGTGAGTGTAAATGTGTTCAGAATAGATTTTGCAGTCTAGTTGTAACCAATATAGGCTATTTTGTAGGATACGTTTTAAATATGCATATAGCGCTTCATTGTCTAtttcatgagattttggccaagtgtattaaacaacaagaaaaactaagcgcccatatagctacaataaatgttataacgttatataatttttatataatagttatataatgttgatgaaagcgtataatgcgatgcacttgctGCCTCAGATGCAGACGTTGCAATgaaagacaaaacacagatcttcGTCATTCGCTGGTCAAAAACTTTGACtccattttcataaaatgttaagtGCAAATGTCAGATAAAATCCAATACCTCTgaagtatttaattattaattttctattttattttattttatttttttatttttccattgtgTATTAACTTATGCCACTGCCATACCCTATGGTTTTATGAAACGCTGGCACTGCCCTTAAACAAGATTCTCTGCTCTGATGAACCTCAGTTCTAATaatcatgtttgaaggaaaccagctctGTTCACCAGTTGCAGagtaccatcccaaaagtaaagtgtgctgtTGTTTTTCAGTGGCAGGGACTGAGGGACTCATCAGAGTAAGGATAACTTAGTCCAGAGCATTCAGACTGGGCAGAAGATTcaccttccaacaggacaatgaccctaagcacacagcaagagtggcttataCTAAAGACAACTCTGTGTATCTCCTTGACTGGCCCAGCCACAGCCTGAGATTGAACCTagtcaaatatttctggagaaacctgaaaatgtacaTCTGTTGCATCCAACCTGACGgagcttgagaggtgaagaggtgaggagaagaatggcagataattgACAAATGATGATGATCAAAGCTTGTTTGTAGAACCTTgaggaaaataatgaatttaattaattttagaatAAGGCTGTAACATAACAAAGTGTGGAAAAAGTAAAGCGCTGTGAATACTTCCCAGATGCACTGTTAATATAATTACACAAGGTGGCTATATTTATATTCTAAAGGTCTCAAAGTGATTCATGTGGTCTCTGTCCTGGGTGGAGGAAACCAAAGCCTTTCAGCGTTAACTTGTGATTTTCCTCGTGTTATTTTTGATGTGTTGTCTCTTTGACCATTAATCTTGTTTTTCCTGCCTTAATTTCCCAACCATCTCCTGTAGAGTTCTTTGTTCAAAGCAGCACTGATCTATTGTATCACAGGATGCAGTTAAATCTAATAAAATTAACATCCACAGTCATTTGCAGTTTAGTATTgagttgttatatatttttttctttcttattgcTTCATACACATGCAAGGATTTTGCAGTTATTCAGAATACAAATATGCAGAAACAGCTGATAGACTAATGGaaatataacagaaaaaaattatctgGGGAAATTATCTGGagttaaaggaaagaaaagatgaGGAAGGTATAGGGAACAAGTGCTGCTTTTTCCACATATGAAAATAACCTCATTACTGGCTGCACAATAAACATACTGTGTGTTCTTCATTGTGTTTTATTCAACCACTAACCATGgcatttacatatgtttttatgttGTAGTATCCAGTTTGCCTGATTGAAACTTTTCTAAAAGTCTTTaaggttaaataataataataataataataataattataatattaataataataataataatgcaattaacTGTTATAGGAATTATACCACCACAACCAGAATGAAATTCTGACATATATATTGCTAGTTTTAAAAAGTGTATTACATGTCATTGAAAAGTGTGTTCTAAGTTCTGAGTTGTGTTTAATAATTACATCCAGTGAAAAGGATAAAGACAgaagataaaaaatataataattttgcacCACAATGCTACAATAGTCTGTCAGCCCAGCCAGAATTCAATCTAACAGTGATACAGCAAATAATCAATTGAAATTACATCAATCATGTTGTCCATATGTGATGTCATACTTGTCGTATTTCCTCCAAATAAGTTATACGAATACCAAATAAAGATACGCTGTATAAAACTTAAATAGAACAGTTAATAGAATAGAAAGTGGTAGCTACATTCTTTTTCTACATTAATATTCAGCAAGAATAAACATAGCCCTAATTTGTGAGAAACAGATTCATGTTGTGTTTCACAAATCACAAAAATGTTTGACAAATAGGCTAATATATATGCTTGTAAGGTGAATAGAAGTAAAGAGtaaataacaaattattatttgagCTATTCAAAAGTCAGTGAAGAATTAAAATTgtgtaaaaattattaaaaaacacaaaaaccacaACAACTATTAAATACTGTAGGATCAAAACTCAAAACTCAGTATAAAAAGTATGCCATAGATTCTACTACGTTCGGTGCAGGTCGATGCAGACTCTAATATTACCCACAACACATTGGGCGGGGGACGAGGATTCGATTTGAACTGCAAACacgctttaaaaatgtaaaaaaaaaaacaacaacaacaactacaaataAGACGGATATAGGCGTGACCAACGGACAGGTAGAGAAAGAGATTTGAGTGATAAATAATCAATGTCTAACctgatgaaaaaaatattaatttaatgttaacCACGTTATATTTAATGTGGtctttaacttttaaatgcatcattatgcaaaCACAAAAAAGGAGTTCACGGCATGATAGACCGGCAActagcagaattttttttttttttttttttttttttttttcaggattctgtgaaTATTTTAGAAGAACAGCACTTGTTTGGATTAGAAAACGTTTGTGTCAATATAAATCTCTTTCACACCTGTTCAAATTAATGCATCTTTCCTGAATAAAAGATCTTACTGAACCCAAGTGGTAGCGTTTCACtgcaaataattataataatacataaataaagtgTTAAGTATTACGTCAAGTATTTGTAGAAGCAACAGAAAatattatagcaaaaaaaaaaaaaaaaatgtggagggGGGCCATTCTATGAAAATGTCGATTTCTCTGTCTCTAGCCTTTACAGAAATATTATGCGTGGAAAAACACTTAAGGGTTACATTAGggtttaatatgaaaaaatatgttatttgaaCAGTTACAACAGTTCTTTAGCCATAAATGTGGcaatatttgtttttcaaattaattatttagaCGGCCATGTGCAGAGGAAAGTCCTTTATTTTGTGGTCAAAACAGGttttttatactatttaaaatacaataatgtatTCAGATCTATTAAATATATGATGTAAAtggcattaaaaaacaaaatgcagaatatatattataaaatatataatgaacgTAAGGGTCCCCTGGAGTTGTGTCACCGGTGTTACTGTTTAACAAAAATTGTTTATTTGGAAATAGATATCACACTGATGACATCACTTCTTCCTTCTTCCTATTTCCTGAAGATCTATGAATAAAGGCACTTTCTCTTTTCAGTTATCAGAAATGTTGTTGTTTATCGCATGATTTCATATGACACTTTTAGCTGAACTCACTGGTATGACCTGCTTTATTGTTagggaattgtaaaaaaaagtgagTATACCATGATTGACAACATTTGGTTTGATTCCCTGCAGCagccatttttaaaatgcatctttCATGAAAATTGTCACTGGTGTCACCTTTCTTACGggtaaataaatgcacaaaaaagattttaaaaaatcattaagctAGGCTATCCATAAAATCAAAGGTAATCTTATAATGTGGTCTAagtttaaatgttataaaaataaatacattttaagacatcttACCATACCAAAAGTGGACATTTTTGTAAAATGACCCAGAACTGTAAATTCTGCATCTGTGGATGAGGAAGGAGCAGAAGAAATAGGAGGAAGACCAGGacagcttcttcttcttcttcttcatcatttaatttttcttcttttctcctTCCAGGACCACTAATCTAAGCTCTCCAAAGTTTGGCTACACTTGCGATCAGAAACTGAAAAATAGTACAATATCTGTGAGAATATTGTTGCAATAATTGTTTTAGCCTACCATAGCCAAAATCATACTTTAAGCACACTTCATATTCTGTCCAGAAGATGTCACCATTCAAACACCAAATGCCTCAAACAGTAAATACAGCACATTATTATAGACTGAATTGCCAGGTATCAGATCAATGTGCATGAGCTATTTAAGAAGTATAATTTTAAAGATTATCTTAGAATAGGATTATTTGATTTTAGGACATACTGATTCAAACATATATATACCCTGagtgcaatgtaagtcgctttggataaaagcatctgctaaatgcataaatgtaaatgtgtttttcaatCATTTATGTTACCCCTTAAGCAGTttaaacaaaaagaagaaaaggtgaagtgttttgtgtttttattgcaTGGCTGTTGCATTATCATCAGAAATCAGTATCAATATATAcgctgaacaaaattataaacgcaacacttctGTTTTTGCTCTCATTTTTTCaagagctgaactcaaagatcttagATTTTTTCTAgcacacaaaaggcctatttctctcaaatattgttcacaaatctgtctaaatctgtgttagtgagcacttctcctttgccgagataatccatccacctataataaaccaaaaaaaatatttacatttgtattattatattataatagatttttttattattattctagtatttattactttttattttatcataagatttatttttatttattattattattatttatttttttggtcacaAAGTGGACCTGCTATTGAAATGTATACATATACTGTAGTATCTGTATCTCTGTAAGCAACAGCAGAATTATGGCAAAACTGTATAATTTAATGTTCATACACTTGACATGAGCACATAATCAAACAGAGTTCAAtggaaaatctgaattttttaatCACATGAAgctttaatcaatattttatcagAACTTGGGTTTCACATTAGCCtacttgtaaatgtaaaaatctgaCCTGGATGCAAAACACATGATGAGTATCATTCACTTTCTGATAACTGTATCATCCCTTCCATGAACACGTTTTTTCATTATTCTGAAAcagataataaataaaactgaagctTCCTCCCCTATTTGTGTCGATGAACATGTGAAGTCCAGATTATTGttagtatttttcttttaattaagacAAGTCTGCAAAGTGCCAGGATTTCCGGTTATAAACAATTAtctgtaaacatttattttagtcaTGTCCCCCCCAGCAGAAGTTAGAGGCAGCTTCATCCCAGatgtcttccaaaaaaaaaaaaaaaaacaagtgtcatTCGCGTTTCCCTTTCTTAAGACGTCCCTCCAGTCCCGTCCTTCTCTTTAGGTTTGTGTAGAAGAGAGCAAAGTTGATGATGTAGGTTGAGACACAGACCACGCAGAAATCACCCAAGACGAATGCCAGAATAACAGCCAGATATACAGATCCAGCCATTGACACCCAAGAAGACATGACAAGGAGGAACGCTGCTCTACTGGACACAAGCTGGCCTgttgattaaaatgtatttggagATAAAACTTGGTTTTATATTATTGGTGAAATAACTTTTGGGGTCCCAGTACACACCATTAGTGGCCTAACAGCACTTACCTAATCCTAGTTGCAATGCATAGAAAATGATTCCCAAGACACTGTTTGGCTGATTTAACAGGCTGTCTTTGGAAGTAAAGATCTGGACGAGCCCAAATCCACGTCCCCATCTGAGAAAGAGCAAAGTTCCACCAATCCATCAGTTGATAATGGATGGGTTTTTGCAGGCAAATATTCACTGTTTGCAGGTTGCATAAGACAGAACTTATTAACAAAGACTGGCACAACACTACTGTTTTTCATGCACTAGTCATTTCTGAGATTTACTGTTTGACTAATGGAAATGATGAAATATTCAAAGTAaatgcttaagtgtttcttttatttcTAGATTTGATTTACAATAGCCTGACTGGTttcagaaaatgtgtttgtttgttttttcttttgtttttttcttctctcttgcaCTGagccagaaatctccactttaGTATtactttagattttcttttttttcttttttaatcaaacatttttaacTTGGATTTGGGcaaaaattctgttatttaaaaaGTATGCACATAACTGCATATTTAATAAGGTAAtgcataatttgcatatttaaacaaatcagaaaacttgtcttttttaaatgtattattattattattatttaatttctaatgTAGGCTAATCAGTTAGCTGAGGAAGAAACTtagttacattagttaacatgcatATTCAATTTTTACCCTATTCGCCGGGGGTGTCTTGCCTTAAAATACTGTCTGTTTGATATCAATGAATGAAAACTGCCTGAACTGAAATTATATTATTACCTGGATGTGAAGACTTTAGAGCAGCTCACGGAATGGCTCAGGTCGCACATCGCGCGATACTCGGGATCGTTCTCCCGGGACAGCTCGACATGCAACGCGTAAACCGAGAGAACTAAACCCAGAAAACACAGGACGAAGCGGACGCGATATTCCCATTTAGGAACTCCTGTAGAGGAATGGCTCGAGGACATTGTAGTTACAGTGTTAAAAGTTTTgacaaataatttacaaaaacctGTTTTGTAGGCTAAACTTGCAGACTAAAAAAGTTGCTACTGTTGCTATGTTTGCTCGATTTTTTTCTAAGCTCCCACCTTGAAAATATTGCAACGTGGAAAATTCTGAGAGGAGGGCTGTGATTGGACAACAGAAC from Carassius carassius chromosome 40, fCarCar2.1, whole genome shotgun sequence harbors:
- the vkorc1 gene encoding vitamin K epoxide reductase complex subunit 1, whose protein sequence is MSSSHSSTGVPKWEYRVRFVLCFLGLVLSVYALHVELSRENDPEYRAMCDLSHSVSCSKVFTSRWGRGFGLVQIFTSKDSLLNQPNSVLGIIFYALQLGLGQLVSSRAAFLLVMSSWVSMAGSVYLAVILAFVLGDFCVVCVSTYIINFALFYTNLKRRTGLEGRLKKGKRE